Within Lolium rigidum isolate FL_2022 chromosome 5, APGP_CSIRO_Lrig_0.1, whole genome shotgun sequence, the genomic segment CCTCTTCGTGGTCCATCCGCTCCGCCGTCTGCTCCGGTGCCGGCCACAGCACGGTGGGCAGCGACTGCAGCGCCTTCTTCTTGATCCCCTTGCACGGCGCCTTGGCCACCATTGCGTCGACGGAGAAGGCGGAGGGGTTGCAGAGCCGGCAGCAGCGCGCGACGAGGGCCAGCCCGACGACGCAGAGCAGGAAGCACAGCACCGCCGCCAGGATCAGCAGCGTGTCCGTGTGCACGCCGCCGGCGACCTTCGCCTTGGCCAGTGGCGGCGCTGCCATCTCGGCCAGCCGGTCCACGGACTCCTCCAGCAGGTGGCGCGGCATTGCAGCTTGTTCGTTCTCGGtggggcaggaggaggagatgaGATCGAGCAGAGCGTAGTGTggcagcagagagagagagagagagagagagagagagagagagagagagagagagagagagagagatgccaGTTTAGGTCTGCGTGTGGTGGACTCGATCGAGCTGCCGAGGAGGGAAGACTCAGGTGTTCGTTCCCGCGTTTTTATAGTGTCAGTATAGCTCAGGACAATGGTGGGGATTGGTGGCTTGGGTAAGCCAGGGATATGATATTTTGATCCACGATGAAACCTTTCATGCGGCTAAGTGGGAGCGTCACTTTCGAACAATTCTCCTTTGAATTCGTGTGGCATATGCATGTTTTCATTGCTAGCTTTACTCTTTTTCGGCCATCTTTTTGCTGCAACTAGGCACATATCACGCTCCAAATTAGGTGCGACCGATCTCCACTCTAATCTATAATGTATGCAGCCTCTCTAGCTTTGCCTTTCATTTCATTTTACAGAAGAATTGACATCTCTGCTCGACTCGCAGATACAAGTTTACTTACAGCTCGTCGCAGTCGTAAAGGACAGGGCATCTTAAGTGAACCAACCGATCAGACGTGGAAATGAGCATGTAAATTCGATCTTGTGTCAACGAAAGAGGGGGCACTAGATTCCATTATCCAAAGCTAGAAAACAAAGCGCTGATGAAAAGGCAGGGAAGGCCAAAAAGTAGTAGCATAGACATGGAGTAGCTAGGAGCCTCGTGGGAACAGGTGCGACCAACCAGACCACCATGTGTAGGGTCGTCCACCACGTCAGGTATGTGTGTCAAACCCAAGCCAAGATCCGGATAACATACGTAGATAGTACTACACATACCTAAGCGGCCACACAGGTCGCGTCATCTCAGGTGAGGCGACCGGGAGGGAACCCTAACCCCCTCTTGCCGTTGACACCCTACCTTCCTCCTCCTAGGTCGATGTAGTCATATATAGGGCAATACTGGGAAAAGCCTAGTCGTCAACGGTTGTGGGGTTTCTCTTCGTCCTTTCGACCCTGGTGATGGCACAGACCCATGCCTCCGACTGGAGCGTAACATGGTCGTTGGACGCCACGGTGGCGCAACTTTTGGCGATGGCACAGCGGACAGGTGGGGTGGCGCAGTGCACTGCAAGTGAATCACTTTCTGCGGGATGCGGTGGTCGGCTAACTGGCGTGGGGAAGGGGGGGGGATCTCGCGATAGATTCGGATTGGCGGCAAGGCCTGGTTTTCGGTGCTCGGCAGTCCCACTATAG encodes:
- the LOC124657475 gene encoding probable E3 ubiquitin-protein ligase ATL44, encoding MPRHLLEESVDRLAEMAAPPLAKAKVAGGVHTDTLLILAAVLCFLLCVVGLALVARCCRLCNPSAFSVDAMVAKAPCKGIKKKALQSLPTVLWPAPEQTAERMDHEEEAGDVPECAICLAEFASGDEVRVLPTCGHGFHAACVDVWLLSSSTCPSCRRALVVAPPAATECAPPHTCCERPDVAPQVSATGAGASRCRSSAQ